In Marinobacter sp. M3C, the genomic stretch AACCCAACACCCGCAATGCCACGTGAAACACCTCGCGCATGTCGTTGGTCAGAATGACGCGGCCGCTAAAACGCTCTTCCCACAAATCAGCCCAGGCGGTGACCGGCTCACCGTTAATGGCGGCGGTGTCTACGCCCAGCCCGGTGGTGCCCCACATGTAAGGCACGCTGTATTCGTTGCCCTTATCGATATCCAGATTGATCAGCTCCGGGTCGAGCTGGTCAAAGCCCTCAATCTTGCTGCGATCAATCGGCATCAAAAGGCCTTCGTTGCGCATTTTGCTCACGTAATACGTAGACGGCACGGCCAGATCATAGGCGGCGCTGTCGTCCAGCAATTTCAAACGGGCGTACATGGCCTCGTTGCTGTCATAGGTGGTGTATACCACCTGTATACCGGTTTCTTCCTCGAAGCGGGTCATCACCTCCTGAGGCATGTATTCAGACCAGTTGTACAGGTTCAGTACCTTGGGCTCTTCCGAGCTGCAGCCCACAAGGCCAGCCGTCAGTATTCCCGCCAATGCCAGTTTTTTCATTTTTTGTTCCTCATCAATATCCATTGCGACAACAACAGCATCACCAGTGAAAACACCAGTAACAAAGTGCCTAAAGCATTCACTTCAGGTTTCAGGCCCACACGCACCATGGAGTAGATGCGTAGGGGCAATATTTCGTAACTGGGTCCGCTAACAAAGGTGCTGACGACCACGTCATCCATAGACAGTGTAAAACCCAGCAGCCAACCCGCCAGCAGCGCCGGCATAATCACCGGAATCAGCACGGTACGAGTCATGGTGAAATCACTGGCGCCTAAATCGCGCGCAGCTTCCGGCAAACGTTCGTCAAACCCGCTGAGCCGTGCCATGACGGTAATCACCACGAACGGCAAGCAGAACGTGACGTGGGCCAGCAGTAACGACACATAGCCCAGCTGGATTCCCGCCAGCAAAAACAGACCCAGCAAGGATATTGCCAGTACGATTTCGGGAGACATCATCACCACAAACAACATGCCTTTCAGCGCTTTTTTACCGCGAAAGCGATAGCGGTGCAGCGCCAGCGCAGTCAACGCGCCAATCAGGGTAGACACGGTAGCGGCCGTGAGCGCCAGGAACAGCGAGTTACCCAAGGCTTTCATCATGGCGTGGTTGTTAAACAGCGATTCATACCAGCGCAGGCTAAGCCCGCCCCAGCTATAGCCTGTGCGCGAATCGTTAAACGAGAACACCACCAACACAGCGATGGGGATGTACAGCAGTAGGTAGACCAGCGCCAGGTAAGTCCGCGGTAGCCAGCGCATCAGGAACTCTCCTCGCCGAGGCGCTGTTTGCTCAGGCGATGGGCAAACATCAACAGCGCCATGGTCAAGGTAAGCACGATGCTGGCAGCAGCACCAAAGGGCCAATTGCGGGCGTCCAGAAACTGGTTTTTGATCACGTTGCCCACCAGCAGGTTACGCGATCCACCGAGTATGTCAGGCACAAAAAACAACCCCATGGCCGGCAGCAACACGAGCATAACGCCGGCCAAAACACCCGGCAAGGTGAGCGGAATAATCACATTTGTGAAGGTGGCAAAGCGCCCTGCGCCCAGATCGTGGGAAGCCAGCAGCACGTCCTGACGTAAATCATCAAACACCGCGTACAGAGGCAAAATCATAAACGGCAGCAGCAGATACACCAATCCAATGATCACCGCGCCTTGGGTGTACAACATTTGCAAGGGTTCAGAAATCCAGCCCAGCCACAGCAGAGCGCTGTTCAGCAGGCCGTTGGCGGCCAGAATCAGCTTCAGAGCGTAAACCCGCACCAGCGAATTGGTCCAGAAGGGTATGATCAATAAAAATATCAGCAGCATCTGCCGGCGTTTCTGCACTTTGGACAACGCCCAGGCAAACGGATAGCCAATCAGCAGGCATATCGCGGTGGTCAATGTCGCCATCCACAAGGAGTGCAAAAATACATCCAGATACAGCGGATTGAACAACTGGCGGTAAGCATCCAGGTTCAGCGGCAAGGCGATAAACGTGGATGGGTCGCGGGTCATCACGCTGGCGCCCACCACCAGCAGGTTGGGCGCCAGCACCAGAAACAGAAGCCAACCCCACACCAGCACCAAAACAGCGGTTTTAAAAGGCTGTAGCCTAATGCTCAGCATCATCGGCCGCCTGCTCCTCTTCGTCGGTCAGCGGTTGGTCTTGTTCCTCGGCCAACAGCCATTCCCAGCCGTCTACCCAGCTAACCCGAACTTTCTCGCCAATGTTGTAATCGAAGGTTGGGTCGTCTTCATCAAAAAACTCGCTGGCCATCACCTGGCTGCCGTCTTCCAGCTCGATCACCGAATCCAGAGTGCTGCCTTTGTAATTGCGCTCCACAATCTCGCCGGCAACGCCCTCGCTGTCGTCTGGTGCCAGCACACGGATGTCTTCCGGGCGCAGCAATACGTGCAGTGACTGGTTTATGGTTACACGGAAAGAGGGTTTACTCAGCACCCGCTTCAGGCCGAACACATCCACGCTGATCTCGCGATCGCCAATGCTGGTGACCTGTCCCGGAAAAAAGTTGGTCTGCCCCACAAAACGCGCGGTGAATAAGTTGGCCGGGCGCTCGTAAACTTCCCGCGGTGTGCCCAGCTGTTGGATATAGCCGTCTTTCAGCACCACAACGCGGTCTGACATAGACAACGCTTCCTCCTGATCGTGAGTTACGAACACAAAGGTAATGCCCAGTTCACGCTGCAGACGCTTAAGTTCTACCTGCATGGTGCGGCGCAGCTTGTAATCCAGTGCGGACAAGGGTTCGTCCAGCAACAGCAGTTTTGGCCGCTTCACCACCGCGCGAGCGATCGCTACCCGTTGCTGCTGGCCGCCAGACAACTGATGCGGCTTACGCTTGACGAAATCTTCCAGCTGTACCATCGCCAAGACTTCGTCTACCCGTTCGCGGATTTCTGCTGTTGGGCGTTTTTCCATTTTCAAGCCATAGGCCACGTTGTCATACACTGACATGTGGGGAAAAAGGGCGTAACTCTGGAATACGGTATTTAGGGGGCGCTGCTCGGGAGGCTGGTCTGTAATGTCGACTCCGGCGAGGGTAACGGTGCCGTTATCGGGAAGCTCAAAACCTGCCATCATTCTCAACAATGTGGTTTTGCCGCATCCGGAAGGGCCTAGCAGGGTAATGAACTCACCGTCAAAAATATCCAGCGTGAGCGAATCCAATACGGTTTTACCGTCGAACTGTTTGCTGATTGTGCTCAGCGAAAGTAACGTTTTTTCCATCAAATCAGCCCAAATCGAAACGGTGTCACCGTGGGTGAAAGCAAAAAGCAAAAGGGGCGTGAGGATAATCCACAACGCCCGCAGTTGCATTATTTTTAACCAGTTTTTGACCCTGCCAAATCCTGGTGTTCCGCCTGTTTATTCGTTAACGACCGAGTTCAGATACGCCTTGTCAGAAATGTTAGTCCATTGGCGCACCTGCTTCAGGTACTCCTGCTGGGAAGTAATGATTTCTTTTGCCAACGGATCTGCGGCGCTGGCCTCTTTCAACAGTCTTTCGGTGACATCGCGCAGAGCGCTGATGACTTCCGGCGGGAAGACTTTGTGGGTAACGTCCGGGTAATCCTGCTGCATACGGCTCCAGGCCACGCCGCTTTCATGGGTGCTCTGGATGTACATGTCATAGGCCGCAGTGCGCATGGCCACACGCAGAATTTCCTGCAGGTCTTCTGGCAGCTTGTTCCAGGTTTTCTCGTTAATCAGAAATTGGACTTCAGCGCCGGGTTCCTGCCAGCCGGAATAATAGTATTTGGCAATCTGGTGAAAACCCATCTGCAAATCCAGAGCCGGGCCTACCCACTCAACGGCGTCGATAGTGCCCCTTTCAAGAGCGCTATAGAGTTCGCCCGGCGGAATGTTGGTTACCGCAACACCCAGCTCTGACATCACTTCACCCGCGAACCCCGGGGTGCGCATTTTAATGCCCTTCAGGTCATCCAATGAGGTGATTTCATCACGAAACCAGCCGCCCATCTGGTTGCCGGTGTTGCCACCGGGAAACGACAGCAGGCCAAAAGGCTGGTAAACCTTCTGTGCCAGCTCCATGCCGCCACCGTGATAGAACCAGGCGTATTGCTCTGGCGCTATCATGCCAAACGGCACGGTGGTGAAGTACATGGCGTTAGGAATGCTGCCCTTGTAGTAATAAGAGGCCGTGTGGCCCATGTCGTATTGGCCGTTGCGCACCAGGTCAAAAATGCCAAAAGGCGCTTTATGCTTGTTGGACGAGTCAATACGGATCTTCAGCCGTCCGCCCGACATGGTTTCTGCCATCTCTGCCATGTGTTTGGTGGTGTCCCCCAATATGGGCGAGTTGGGGCCCCAGGTTTCCGCCAGTCGCAGGTTATAAGTTTCCTCAGCCAATGCTGAAGATGTCGCCAGGGTTGCGGCCAAGGCCAAAGTGGCCACGATCAGTTTGCGCATTGTTATGTCACCTTATTGTTGTGTTTAAACTTTGAAGTTTCCGATCAAGTGTCGCAAAGACTCACTCAAACGTGCCAGTTCATGGCTGGCCTCGTGGGTCTGGCCAACCCCAGTATCGCTTTGCTGTGCCGCATCGACAATACGCACCACGTTTTGATTTATCTCTTCGGCCACCTGGCTTTGTTGCTCGGACGCGGTGGCAATCTGGGTGATCTGGTCGTGTATCTGCCCAACCGAGGTTTCAATGGTGGCTAAAGCCTGAGCAGCATGGCTGATACGCTCGATGGTTTCAGTCGAACGCTCCCGCGACTGGTTCATACGCTCGGCGGCGGCACGAGATTCAGTCACGAATCCGTCAATCATCTCGCGAATCTGGTCCGCCGATTCGGCACTGCGCCGAGCCAGCTGGCGCACTTCGTCAGCCACTACCGAAAAA encodes the following:
- a CDS encoding extracellular solute-binding protein — translated: MKKLALAGILTAGLVGCSSEEPKVLNLYNWSEYMPQEVMTRFEEETGIQVVYTTYDSNEAMYARLKLLDDSAAYDLAVPSTYYVSKMRNEGLLMPIDRSKIEGFDQLDPELINLDIDKGNEYSVPYMWGTTGLGVDTAAINGEPVTAWADLWEERFSGRVILTNDMREVFHVALRVLGYSGNSTDPQQIEEAYEKLTELMPSVRTFNSDAPRMPFLEGEVDIGMIWNGEAVMGKDVLESLEYVYPKEGIIVWLDSFVIPKNAKNPDAAHKFISFVLRPEIAALISTDIGYATPVLPARELLGDAVANDRASYPTAADMVNAEFQTDIGDEALQVYAKYWEKLKSGR
- the potC gene encoding spermidine/putrescine ABC transporter permease PotC translates to MRWLPRTYLALVYLLLYIPIAVLVVFSFNDSRTGYSWGGLSLRWYESLFNNHAMMKALGNSLFLALTAATVSTLIGALTALALHRYRFRGKKALKGMLFVVMMSPEIVLAISLLGLFLLAGIQLGYVSLLLAHVTFCLPFVVITVMARLSGFDERLPEAARDLGASDFTMTRTVLIPVIMPALLAGWLLGFTLSMDDVVVSTFVSGPSYEILPLRIYSMVRVGLKPEVNALGTLLLVFSLVMLLLSQWILMRNKK
- the potB gene encoding spermidine/putrescine ABC transporter permease PotB, with the translated sequence MMLSIRLQPFKTAVLVLVWGWLLFLVLAPNLLVVGASVMTRDPSTFIALPLNLDAYRQLFNPLYLDVFLHSLWMATLTTAICLLIGYPFAWALSKVQKRRQMLLIFLLIIPFWTNSLVRVYALKLILAANGLLNSALLWLGWISEPLQMLYTQGAVIIGLVYLLLPFMILPLYAVFDDLRQDVLLASHDLGAGRFATFTNVIIPLTLPGVLAGVMLVLLPAMGLFFVPDILGGSRNLLVGNVIKNQFLDARNWPFGAAASIVLTLTMALLMFAHRLSKQRLGEESS
- the potA gene encoding spermidine/putrescine ABC transporter ATP-binding protein PotA, which encodes MEKTLLSLSTISKQFDGKTVLDSLTLDIFDGEFITLLGPSGCGKTTLLRMMAGFELPDNGTVTLAGVDITDQPPEQRPLNTVFQSYALFPHMSVYDNVAYGLKMEKRPTAEIRERVDEVLAMVQLEDFVKRKPHQLSGGQQQRVAIARAVVKRPKLLLLDEPLSALDYKLRRTMQVELKRLQRELGITFVFVTHDQEEALSMSDRVVVLKDGYIQQLGTPREVYERPANLFTARFVGQTNFFPGQVTSIGDREISVDVFGLKRVLSKPSFRVTINQSLHVLLRPEDIRVLAPDDSEGVAGEIVERNYKGSTLDSVIELEDGSQVMASEFFDEDDPTFDYNIGEKVRVSWVDGWEWLLAEEQDQPLTDEEEQAADDAEH
- a CDS encoding TRAP transporter substrate-binding protein; translated protein: MRKLIVATLALAATLATSSALAEETYNLRLAETWGPNSPILGDTTKHMAEMAETMSGGRLKIRIDSSNKHKAPFGIFDLVRNGQYDMGHTASYYYKGSIPNAMYFTTVPFGMIAPEQYAWFYHGGGMELAQKVYQPFGLLSFPGGNTGNQMGGWFRDEITSLDDLKGIKMRTPGFAGEVMSELGVAVTNIPPGELYSALERGTIDAVEWVGPALDLQMGFHQIAKYYYSGWQEPGAEVQFLINEKTWNKLPEDLQEILRVAMRTAAYDMYIQSTHESGVAWSRMQQDYPDVTHKVFPPEVISALRDVTERLLKEASAADPLAKEIITSQQEYLKQVRQWTNISDKAYLNSVVNE